From one Dyella sp. 2HG41-7 genomic stretch:
- the ahcY gene encoding adenosylhomocysteinase — translation MNAVTNDSATHDYKVRDIALAELGRRRIRMAEEEMPGLMSIRARYATSKPLKGVRLSGSLHMTKETAVLIETLSALGASVRWASCNIFSTQDDCAAAVAAAGIPVFAWKGETLEEYWDCTLDMLTHPGMKGPELIVDDGGDATLLIHKGVDMENGDNWVNTPSGNHEEQVIKDLLKRTAKERPGFWKKVAADWKGVSEETTTGVHRLYQMMEAGKLLVPAINVNDSVTKSKFDNLYGCRESLADGIKRATDLMVAGKVAVVCGYGDVGKGCAHSLKGFGARVIVTEIDPINALQAAMEGFQVTTVEDTLGIADIYVTTTGNKDIITLEHMAAMKNNALVCNIGHFDNEIQMDRLNTAKDVTRENIKPQVDRYTFGKTNHSIYMLAEGRLVNLGCAHGHPSFVMSNSFSNQTLAQIDLWANKDTYEKTVYRLPKQLDEEVARLHLEQIGVKLTKLTADQAAYIGVPVEGPYKPDHYRY, via the coding sequence ATGAATGCTGTTACTAACGATTCCGCAACGCACGACTACAAAGTCCGCGATATCGCGCTGGCCGAGCTCGGCCGCCGCCGCATCCGCATGGCCGAAGAAGAAATGCCCGGCCTGATGTCGATCCGCGCGCGCTACGCCACCAGCAAGCCGCTGAAGGGCGTGCGTCTGTCCGGTTCGCTGCACATGACCAAAGAAACCGCTGTGCTGATCGAGACGCTGAGCGCCCTCGGCGCGTCGGTGCGCTGGGCCTCGTGCAACATCTTCTCCACCCAGGACGATTGCGCCGCCGCCGTGGCCGCTGCCGGCATTCCGGTGTTCGCATGGAAAGGCGAGACGCTGGAAGAATATTGGGATTGCACGCTCGACATGCTCACCCATCCGGGCATGAAGGGTCCGGAGCTGATCGTCGACGACGGCGGCGACGCCACGCTGCTGATCCACAAAGGCGTGGATATGGAAAACGGCGACAACTGGGTGAACACGCCCAGCGGCAACCATGAAGAACAGGTCATCAAGGATCTGCTCAAGCGCACCGCGAAGGAGCGTCCTGGTTTCTGGAAGAAAGTCGCGGCCGACTGGAAGGGCGTTTCCGAGGAAACTACCACCGGCGTGCATCGCCTGTATCAGATGATGGAAGCCGGCAAGCTGCTGGTGCCCGCCATCAACGTCAACGACTCGGTCACCAAGAGCAAGTTCGACAACCTCTACGGCTGCCGCGAATCGCTGGCCGACGGCATCAAGCGCGCGACCGATCTGATGGTCGCCGGCAAGGTGGCCGTGGTGTGCGGTTACGGCGACGTGGGCAAGGGTTGCGCGCATTCGCTGAAGGGCTTCGGCGCACGCGTCATCGTCACCGAAATCGATCCGATCAATGCGCTGCAGGCGGCGATGGAAGGCTTCCAGGTCACCACCGTGGAAGACACGCTCGGCATCGCCGACATCTACGTCACCACCACCGGCAACAAGGACATCATCACGCTGGAACACATGGCGGCGATGAAGAACAACGCGCTGGTGTGCAACATCGGCCACTTCGACAACGAGATCCAGATGGATCGCCTGAACACGGCCAAGGACGTGACGCGCGAAAACATCAAGCCGCAGGTGGATCGCTACACCTTCGGCAAGACCAATCACAGCATCTACATGCTGGCCGAAGGTCGTTTGGTGAACCTCGGTTGCGCGCACGGCCATCCGAGCTTCGTGATGTCCAACAGCTTCAGCAACCAAACGCTGGCGCAGATCGACTTGTGGGCGAACAAAGACACGTATGAAAAGACGGTCTACCGCTTGCCCAAGCAGCTGGACGAAGAAGTGGCGCGCCTGCATCTGGAACAGATCGGCGTGAAGCTCACCAAGCTGACGGCAGATCAGGCCGCCTACATCGGCGTGCCGGTGGAAGGTCCGTACAAGCCGGATCACTATCGTTACTGA
- the lpdA gene encoding dihydrolipoyl dehydrogenase, protein MANTIELKVPDIGGHEGVPVIEVMVKAGDTVAKEQSLITLESDKATMEIPASAAGVIKELKLKVGDEVSEGAVIAILETVGEADTASPSPSRGEGRGEGPTSPTPSASPTPSPQSSPRKGEEAKAPQAAASSGRAADIECKLVVLGSGPGGYTAAFRAADLGVDTVLVERYAALGGVCLNVGCIPSKALLHAAAVIDEAEAMAAHGVSFGKPKIDIDKLRGFKTKVVGQLTGGLAGMAKQRKVRTVQGVGAFVSPNEMEVETADGKKLIRFENAIIAAGSQAVRLPAFPWDDDRIMDSTGALELKDVPAKLLVVGGGIIGLEMATVYAALGSEVTVVEFMDQIIPGADADLIKPLAKRLGGKLKGVHLKTKVVEAKATKKGIEVSYEGESIPATTVFDRVLVSVGRSANGNKIGADKAGVAVTERGFINVDTQMRTNVSHIFAIGDLVGQPMLAHKATHEAKVAAEVVAGMKSHFDARVIPSVAYTDPEIAWVGVTEREAKEKGLKIGVGKFPWVASGRAIGIDRTEGFTKLLFDEETHRVVGGAIVGPHAGDLISEIALAIEMGSEAADIGLTIHPHPTLSESVGMAAEAYEGTITDLYMPKKK, encoded by the coding sequence ATGGCCAATACGATTGAATTGAAAGTCCCCGATATCGGCGGTCACGAAGGCGTGCCGGTGATCGAAGTGATGGTGAAAGCCGGCGACACCGTGGCGAAGGAACAAAGCCTTATCACGCTGGAGTCGGACAAGGCGACAATGGAAATTCCGGCCAGCGCGGCGGGTGTCATCAAGGAACTCAAGCTCAAGGTGGGCGATGAGGTTTCCGAAGGTGCGGTCATTGCGATTTTGGAAACCGTCGGCGAAGCCGACACCGCGTCCCCCTCTCCCTCTCGGGGAGAGGGCAGGGGTGAGGGGCCAACCTCGCCGACGCCTTCCGCAAGCCCCACCCCCTCACCTCAATCCTCTCCCCGGAAGGGAGAGGAGGCGAAGGCGCCGCAAGCGGCAGCGTCATCTGGAAGAGCCGCCGATATCGAATGCAAACTCGTCGTGCTGGGCTCCGGCCCCGGCGGTTACACGGCCGCGTTCCGCGCGGCCGATCTCGGCGTCGATACCGTGCTGGTGGAACGCTACGCAGCGCTCGGCGGCGTGTGCCTCAATGTCGGCTGCATTCCGTCCAAAGCGTTGCTGCATGCCGCCGCGGTGATCGATGAAGCGGAAGCCATGGCCGCACACGGCGTGAGCTTCGGCAAACCAAAGATCGATATCGACAAGTTGCGCGGCTTCAAAACCAAGGTGGTCGGCCAGCTCACTGGCGGTCTCGCCGGCATGGCCAAGCAACGCAAGGTTCGCACCGTGCAAGGTGTCGGCGCCTTTGTGTCGCCGAACGAGATGGAAGTGGAAACGGCCGACGGCAAAAAGCTGATCCGTTTCGAAAACGCCATCATCGCCGCCGGTTCGCAAGCAGTGCGTCTGCCCGCGTTCCCGTGGGACGACGATCGCATCATGGATTCCACCGGCGCACTGGAATTGAAAGACGTTCCGGCGAAATTGCTCGTGGTCGGCGGCGGCATCATCGGTCTGGAAATGGCGACCGTGTACGCCGCGCTCGGCAGCGAAGTGACCGTAGTCGAATTTATGGACCAGATCATTCCCGGCGCCGATGCCGACTTGATCAAGCCGCTCGCCAAACGTTTGGGCGGCAAGCTCAAGGGCGTGCACTTGAAGACCAAGGTGGTGGAAGCCAAAGCCACCAAGAAAGGCATCGAAGTCAGCTACGAAGGCGAAAGCATTCCGGCGACCACCGTGTTCGATCGCGTGCTGGTGTCCGTGGGGCGTTCGGCGAACGGCAACAAGATCGGTGCGGACAAGGCCGGCGTTGCGGTGACCGAGCGCGGCTTTATCAACGTCGACACGCAGATGCGCACCAACGTGTCGCATATCTTCGCCATCGGCGATCTGGTCGGCCAGCCGATGCTGGCGCACAAGGCCACGCACGAAGCGAAAGTCGCCGCGGAAGTCGTCGCCGGCATGAAGAGCCATTTCGATGCGCGCGTGATTCCGTCGGTGGCATACACCGATCCGGAAATCGCCTGGGTCGGCGTCACCGAACGCGAAGCGAAAGAAAAAGGCTTGAAGATCGGCGTGGGCAAGTTCCCGTGGGTCGCCAGCGGTCGCGCCATTGGCATTGATCGCACCGAAGGCTTCACCAAGTTGCTGTTCGACGAAGAAACGCATCGCGTCGTCGGCGGCGCCATCGTGGGTCCGCATGCGGGCGATCTGATTTCGGAAATCGCCTTGGCGATCGAAATGGGTTCGGAGGCGGCGGATATCGGTTTGACGATTCATCCGCATCCGACGCTCAGCGAATCGGTCGGCATGGCTGCCGAAGCTTACGAAGGCACCATTACCGATCTGTACATGCCGAAGAAAAAGTAA
- a CDS encoding mechanosensitive ion channel domain-containing protein, whose translation MFERLLALSRDDLIAFFQVHGPALIGALLVLLIGGWLAARVSNFLQRAMHRASIDPTLSGFLRNLLYGVLIAVLIVIALQTAGVPSAPLLAALGAGGLAIGLALQGSLSNLAWGVLLIVFRPFKIGDYIQAGGIDGTVLAINLMHTQLVLADNREAVVPNAKIGAEAIVNYSRRGTRRFELRVGIGYGDDIGKAIAVMQRLAAADPRILQDPAPTVWTDSLGESAVILLLRAYSSTSDFWPAQTDLLRAVKETFDAEGIHIPYPQREVRVVGGTVEIKK comes from the coding sequence ATGTTCGAGCGCCTTCTAGCCCTTTCACGCGATGACCTGATCGCGTTCTTCCAAGTGCACGGACCGGCCTTGATTGGCGCCTTGCTGGTGCTGCTGATCGGCGGTTGGTTGGCGGCGCGTGTCTCGAATTTCCTGCAGCGCGCGATGCACCGGGCATCGATCGATCCGACCTTGAGCGGTTTCTTGCGCAATCTGCTGTACGGCGTGTTGATCGCCGTCTTGATCGTGATCGCCTTACAGACTGCCGGCGTTCCGAGCGCGCCATTGCTGGCCGCGCTGGGTGCGGGCGGTTTGGCGATCGGTCTTGCTTTGCAGGGGTCGCTCAGCAATCTGGCGTGGGGCGTGCTGCTGATCGTGTTCCGCCCATTCAAGATCGGTGATTACATCCAGGCGGGCGGGATCGATGGCACGGTGCTCGCCATCAATTTGATGCATACGCAGCTGGTGTTGGCGGATAACCGCGAAGCCGTCGTGCCCAATGCGAAGATCGGCGCCGAAGCCATCGTCAACTACAGCCGCCGGGGCACGCGGCGTTTCGAGCTGCGCGTAGGTATCGGTTATGGCGACGACATCGGTAAGGCCATCGCCGTCATGCAGCGTCTGGCCGCTGCCGATCCGCGTATTTTGCAAGACCCCGCGCCCACCGTCTGGACCGACAGCCTGGGCGAAAGCGCCGTGATTTTGCTGTTGCGTGCGTATAGCTCAACCAGCGATTTCTGGCCGGCGCAGACCGATTTGCTGCGCGCCGTGAAGGAAACCTTCGACGCCGAAGGCATCCACATTCCCTATCCGCAACGTGAGGTGCGCGTGGTGGGCGGGACGGTCGAGATCAAAAAGTAG
- a CDS encoding amino acid permease: MTNDTSSSPSYLRSLGVWSGAAIVVGGVIGSGIFRTPATVAERTSSGLPLLALWALGGLLTLAGVLCYGELGARRPQAGGIYLYLRDAFGSLPAFLFGWTMALINYPGSVAAVAVTFADYACRAVSLPVWWVKPVAAGAIVFIVGINLFGIRAGSWLVNVFTLLKLAAIALLLVVGLALAHGHLGGILAIDTTHQVSGGAWIGALLPVLFTYGGFHYLNDMAGEVRDPQRTLPRALTLGLVGVAVCYVLVNVAYLVGLGHAGLAASKAPAADLMSNIFGPHGATIMAIGIACSTFGYCSIAIAGGARVLQTMGSDGMFFRSVGQIHPRWRSPQVALAVLGVWAIVLILTGTFDQLVNYTTVGEWLGHAFGIATLFWYRRKFGAESSPFRVPLYPVLPFVFVCTVLGVIAATVINTPGDAGMSLLIIACGIPVYAAWRGWSRLRARGS, encoded by the coding sequence ATGACTAACGACACCTCGTCCTCTCCTTCCTATCTGCGCAGCCTCGGCGTTTGGAGCGGCGCGGCCATCGTGGTCGGCGGCGTGATCGGCAGCGGCATATTCCGCACGCCCGCCACCGTGGCCGAACGCACGTCATCCGGCCTGCCATTGCTGGCGCTGTGGGCGCTGGGCGGATTGCTCACATTGGCCGGCGTGCTGTGTTACGGCGAGCTCGGCGCACGACGTCCGCAAGCGGGCGGCATCTATCTTTACCTGCGCGATGCCTTCGGATCGCTGCCGGCGTTTCTGTTCGGCTGGACGATGGCGCTGATCAATTATCCGGGCAGCGTGGCGGCGGTGGCAGTGACGTTTGCCGATTACGCCTGCCGGGCCGTGAGTTTGCCGGTCTGGTGGGTCAAGCCGGTGGCGGCGGGCGCGATCGTCTTTATCGTCGGCATCAACTTATTCGGCATTCGCGCCGGATCGTGGCTGGTAAACGTGTTTACGCTGCTGAAGCTTGCAGCAATCGCGTTGTTGCTGGTGGTGGGGCTGGCGCTGGCGCACGGCCATCTGGGCGGCATACTCGCTATCGATACGACGCATCAGGTGTCCGGCGGCGCATGGATCGGCGCGTTGTTGCCGGTGCTGTTTACGTACGGCGGTTTCCACTATCTCAACGATATGGCCGGCGAAGTGCGCGACCCGCAGCGCACCTTGCCGCGCGCGCTCACGTTGGGCCTGGTTGGCGTCGCGGTGTGCTACGTGTTGGTCAATGTGGCCTACCTCGTGGGCCTTGGGCACGCGGGGCTTGCGGCAAGCAAGGCGCCGGCCGCCGATTTGATGAGCAACATCTTCGGACCGCATGGCGCGACGATCATGGCGATTGGCATTGCATGCTCCACCTTTGGTTACTGCAGCATCGCCATCGCCGGTGGCGCGCGCGTGCTGCAAACCATGGGTTCCGATGGCATGTTCTTTCGGTCCGTGGGACAAATTCATCCGCGCTGGCGTTCGCCGCAGGTGGCGCTTGCGGTACTGGGCGTGTGGGCGATCGTGCTGATTCTTACCGGCACGTTCGATCAATTGGTCAACTACACGACGGTCGGCGAATGGTTGGGGCATGCGTTCGGCATCGCCACGTTGTTCTGGTATCGGCGCAAATTCGGTGCGGAAAGTTCGCCGTTTCGCGTGCCGCTTTATCCGGTTTTGCCGTTTGTGTTCGTGTGCACGGTGCTGGGCGTCATCGCGGCCACGGTGATCAATACACCTGGCGACGCGGGAATGAGTTTGCTGATCATCGCTTGCGGCATTCCCGTCTACGCCGCGTGGCGCGGATGGAGCCGCCTGCGCGCAAGAGGATCATGA
- a CDS encoding beta-galactosidase translates to MKRTALCMGMILGLSSFDGTAGEVANLASASTGVQIQTQHVQRVGQMEHDARGTQLGRYAFQPSPQPQLAVTPSTGAWNFSGQGALQIQVQNAMPWAITLDVDLEDNHGGHLHAVLGLPAGPEQTAIIPLHATSSRAQGMQVGPPMPFDDHGRPVFVAITVEGSIDLAQVRAIRFSMPAPQAAQQVLLGKMDTVADDNAMQDAYRGIVDQWGQFTRGKWPEKIDSDAALRNAHRQESQHLETQLGARRGLDTYGGRESLALTRTGWFHTQKANGRWQLVTPDGHAFFSLGVDTVTADDTRTYVEGREFMFVDLPPDRAPWSAFYGSSDSRDPQRLASSGIGGNHGRWFDFYAANLYRIDGDGRRAAWRTRTMDRLQAWGFNTLGNWSDDAFGKMHRLAYTKSMPIDGDFGNVSSGYDYWGRMPDPFDPRFAQAVEKAVTNATAALRDDPWLLGYFADNELAWAGQGPQGRWGLAMGTLRGEARSDAKQAFIAALKKKYGTASKLAAAWGIALADWSALDAANFPAPEPNEAHPAIAEDYSAWLRRYADQYFSLVAAALHRHDPHHLFLGGRFAVNTPEAVAACAQYCDVISFNTYTDVPQHGVDMDALHKLDKPVLITEFHFGSNDRGPFGKGVVSVWNEQQRGEAYARFVHAAASDRSIVGTHWFEYVDQPVTGRVLDGENSHIGLVGITDIPFGTFVDAVRSTNAEVSH, encoded by the coding sequence ATGAAACGCACCGCGCTTTGCATGGGGATGATTCTGGGGTTGTCGTCATTCGACGGCACGGCAGGCGAGGTCGCCAATCTCGCATCGGCTTCCACGGGCGTGCAGATTCAAACGCAGCATGTGCAGCGCGTCGGGCAGATGGAGCACGATGCGCGCGGCACGCAGCTGGGGCGCTATGCGTTTCAGCCGTCGCCGCAACCGCAGCTTGCGGTGACGCCAAGTACCGGCGCATGGAATTTTTCGGGGCAGGGCGCGCTACAAATTCAGGTGCAGAACGCGATGCCGTGGGCCATCACGCTTGATGTCGATCTTGAGGACAATCATGGTGGACATCTGCATGCGGTGCTAGGTTTGCCAGCGGGCCCGGAACAAACCGCGATCATTCCTTTGCATGCGACATCGTCGCGTGCGCAAGGCATGCAGGTGGGACCGCCGATGCCATTCGACGATCACGGCCGTCCCGTCTTTGTGGCGATCACCGTCGAAGGTTCTATCGACCTTGCGCAGGTGCGCGCGATCCGCTTCAGCATGCCGGCGCCGCAAGCGGCGCAGCAGGTTTTGCTCGGCAAGATGGACACGGTCGCCGACGATAACGCGATGCAGGATGCGTATCGGGGCATTGTCGATCAGTGGGGCCAATTCACGCGCGGCAAGTGGCCGGAAAAGATCGATAGCGATGCCGCCTTGCGCAACGCGCATCGGCAAGAAAGCCAACATCTGGAGACGCAACTGGGTGCGCGACGCGGCTTGGATACGTACGGCGGTCGCGAGAGCCTTGCATTGACGCGCACCGGCTGGTTCCACACGCAAAAAGCAAACGGTCGGTGGCAGCTCGTCACGCCCGACGGACACGCTTTCTTTTCGCTTGGTGTCGACACGGTCACGGCAGACGACACGCGCACCTATGTGGAAGGGCGCGAATTTATGTTCGTGGATCTTCCGCCGGATCGCGCGCCGTGGAGCGCGTTCTACGGCTCCAGCGACAGCCGCGATCCTCAGCGCCTCGCGAGCTCGGGTATCGGCGGCAATCACGGACGTTGGTTCGATTTCTACGCCGCCAATCTCTATCGCATCGATGGGGATGGAAGGCGCGCTGCGTGGCGCACGCGCACGATGGATCGCCTGCAGGCCTGGGGATTCAATACGCTGGGAAACTGGAGCGATGACGCGTTCGGCAAGATGCATCGCTTGGCGTACACGAAGTCCATGCCTATCGACGGCGACTTCGGCAATGTTTCCAGCGGATACGATTATTGGGGGCGCATGCCCGATCCCTTCGACCCGCGCTTTGCCCAAGCGGTGGAAAAGGCGGTGACAAACGCGACGGCTGCATTGCGTGACGATCCGTGGTTGCTTGGGTATTTCGCCGATAACGAACTGGCCTGGGCCGGCCAGGGGCCGCAAGGCCGGTGGGGTTTGGCGATGGGCACGTTGCGCGGCGAAGCGCGCAGCGATGCGAAGCAGGCGTTTATCGCCGCGCTGAAAAAGAAATACGGTACAGCCTCCAAATTGGCGGCGGCATGGGGCATCGCGCTCGCCGATTGGTCCGCGCTGGACGCCGCGAATTTTCCGGCGCCCGAACCGAATGAGGCGCATCCGGCGATCGCCGAGGATTACAGCGCATGGCTGCGCCGCTACGCCGATCAATACTTCAGCCTCGTCGCGGCGGCGCTGCATCGTCACGATCCACATCATCTGTTTCTCGGCGGTCGCTTTGCGGTGAATACTCCTGAAGCCGTCGCGGCGTGCGCGCAGTATTGCGATGTCATCAGCTTCAACACGTATACGGATGTGCCGCAGCACGGCGTCGATATGGACGCGCTGCATAAACTCGACAAGCCTGTGCTGATCACCGAGTTCCATTTTGGCTCGAACGATCGCGGCCCATTCGGTAAGGGCGTCGTGTCGGTGTGGAACGAGCAGCAACGCGGTGAAGCGTATGCGCGATTCGTGCACGCCGCCGCGAGCGATCGGTCGATTGTCGGCACGCATTGGTTCGAATATGTCGATCAGCCCGTGACGGGGCGTGTGCTCGACGGCGAGAACAGCCATATCGGTTTGGTTGGGATTACCGATATTCCGTTCGGCACCTTTGTCGATGCCGTGCGCAGCACGAACGCCGAAGTGAGCCATTAA
- the dinB gene encoding DNA polymerase IV gives MPDAPRKILHVDMDAFYASVEQRDDLSLRGKPVVVAWRGARSVVCAASYEARKFGVRSAMPAVRAERLCPQAIFVPPDFVRYKAVSRHVREIFARHTDLIEPLSLDEAYLDVTATKTGLPSATATAEAIRAAIREETQLTASAGVAPNKFLAKIASDWKKPDGLFVIRPHQILDFLAPLPVNRLPGVGKVMETKLAALGIQTVNELRAFTLADLEFRFGRWGRRLHELSLGIDDHPVQPNQLTMQVSSEDTFENDLTLDELEPHIRRLAEKTWTAHEREAQRGRIARTIVLKLKTSDFHTLTRSLTPSIRPHSANALADIACALRDRVERPADSRYRLVGVGLSSFVDQDSFVSQSDLFIEDDTAR, from the coding sequence GTGCCCGACGCGCCACGCAAGATTCTTCACGTCGACATGGATGCGTTCTACGCATCGGTGGAGCAGCGCGACGATCTTTCGCTGCGCGGCAAGCCCGTCGTTGTAGCGTGGCGCGGTGCGCGTTCGGTGGTATGTGCGGCGAGCTATGAGGCGCGCAAATTCGGCGTGCGTTCGGCCATGCCAGCGGTGCGCGCGGAGCGACTTTGTCCTCAAGCGATTTTCGTGCCGCCGGATTTCGTGCGTTACAAAGCGGTGTCGCGGCACGTGCGTGAGATCTTTGCGCGCCATACCGATCTGATCGAACCGTTGTCGCTCGACGAAGCGTATCTCGACGTCACCGCGACCAAGACCGGCTTGCCAAGCGCAACCGCTACCGCCGAAGCGATTCGCGCCGCGATCCGCGAAGAAACGCAACTCACCGCGTCGGCCGGCGTCGCGCCGAATAAGTTTCTCGCCAAGATTGCTTCGGATTGGAAGAAGCCGGACGGATTGTTCGTTATTCGCCCACATCAAATTCTCGATTTTTTAGCCCCATTGCCGGTGAATCGCCTGCCCGGCGTGGGCAAGGTGATGGAGACGAAATTGGCGGCGCTTGGCATTCAAACCGTCAACGAATTGCGCGCGTTCACGCTTGCCGATTTGGAGTTCCGCTTCGGCCGCTGGGGTCGTCGCCTACACGAACTCTCGCTAGGCATCGACGATCATCCCGTGCAACCGAATCAGCTGACGATGCAGGTGTCATCCGAAGACACCTTCGAAAACGATTTGACGCTCGACGAACTCGAACCACATATTCGTCGGCTTGCGGAAAAAACCTGGACTGCGCACGAACGCGAAGCGCAACGCGGACGTATTGCGCGCACCATTGTGCTGAAACTCAAGACGTCCGACTTTCACACGCTTACGCGTAGTTTGACGCCATCCATCCGTCCGCACTCGGCGAACGCATTGGCGGATATCGCATGCGCGCTTCGCGATCGAGTGGAGCGTCCTGCCGACAGCCGCTATCGCCTCGTCGGCGTCGGATTGTCGAGCTTTGTCGATCAGGACAGTTTTGTGTCGCAGAGCGATTTGTTTATCGAAGACGATACGGCTCGGTAA
- the aceF gene encoding dihydrolipoyllysine-residue acetyltransferase, producing the protein MADLKEARVPDIGGHADVPVIEVLVKAGDTVEKDQSLITLESDKATMEVPAPFAGTVKEVKLKVGDEVSEGALIAMIEASDGAAAPAPAKAEAPAKAPAPAPAPAPAPAPQAKEEPAPIGGRSVLPGNAPEGDVAPQARPPFDAKLVMPGDAPYATPAIRAFARELGVDIHQVKGSGHNGRIVREDITAYVKHALASGARPVQGGAATGGGGLNLLPWPKVDFAKFGEIEEKPLSRIQKISGANLARNWAMIPHVTQHEDADITELEAFRKKLGEENKDLKITPLVFQIKAVVAALKKFPQFNASLDESGEKLILKKYFHVGIAVDTPDGLVVPVIRDCDKKGLLDLAIELGEISKKARDKKLGPADMSGGCFSISSLGGIGGTAFTPIVNAPEVAILGVSKAQTKPVWNGKEFAPRLILPLSLSYDHRVIDGALAARFASFLATQLGDIRRLLL; encoded by the coding sequence ATGGCCGACCTGAAAGAAGCCCGCGTTCCAGATATCGGCGGTCACGCCGATGTGCCCGTCATTGAGGTATTGGTCAAGGCCGGTGATACGGTCGAGAAGGATCAAAGCCTGATCACCCTGGAGTCGGACAAGGCCACGATGGAAGTGCCCGCGCCCTTCGCCGGCACGGTCAAGGAAGTGAAATTGAAGGTCGGCGACGAAGTCTCCGAGGGCGCTCTGATCGCCATGATCGAGGCTTCCGATGGCGCCGCCGCGCCGGCGCCGGCCAAGGCTGAAGCGCCTGCTAAAGCGCCCGCCCCGGCTCCCGCGCCAGCCCCCGCACCCGCCCCGCAGGCGAAGGAAGAACCCGCGCCGATCGGCGGTCGCAGCGTGCTGCCGGGCAATGCGCCCGAGGGCGATGTGGCGCCGCAAGCCCGTCCGCCATTCGACGCCAAACTGGTGATGCCGGGCGACGCGCCTTACGCCACGCCGGCCATCCGCGCGTTTGCGCGCGAGCTGGGCGTGGACATCCATCAGGTGAAGGGCAGCGGCCACAACGGCCGCATTGTGCGCGAAGACATCACCGCTTACGTCAAGCATGCGCTCGCTTCCGGCGCGCGTCCCGTGCAAGGCGGTGCGGCGACGGGCGGCGGCGGTCTCAATCTGTTGCCGTGGCCAAAGGTCGACTTCGCCAAGTTCGGCGAGATCGAAGAAAAGCCGCTGTCGCGCATCCAGAAGATTTCCGGCGCGAACCTCGCGCGTAACTGGGCGATGATCCCGCACGTCACCCAGCACGAAGACGCCGACATCACCGAGCTGGAAGCTTTCCGCAAAAAGCTCGGCGAAGAGAACAAGGATCTGAAGATCACGCCGCTGGTGTTCCAGATCAAAGCGGTGGTCGCAGCACTGAAGAAATTCCCGCAGTTCAATGCCTCGCTGGACGAAAGCGGCGAGAAGCTGATCCTTAAGAAGTACTTCCACGTTGGCATCGCGGTGGATACGCCCGACGGCCTGGTGGTGCCGGTGATCCGCGATTGCGACAAGAAAGGTTTGTTGGATCTGGCGATCGAGCTTGGCGAGATTTCCAAAAAGGCGCGCGACAAGAAGCTCGGCCCGGCCGATATGTCCGGTGGCTGCTTCTCGATCTCCTCGCTCGGCGGCATCGGCGGCACGGCGTTCACGCCGATCGTCAACGCGCCGGAAGTGGCGATCCTCGGCGTCTCCAAGGCGCAGACCAAGCCGGTGTGGAACGGCAAGGAATTCGCACCGCGCCTGATTCTGCCGCTGTCGCTCAGCTACGACCATCGCGTGATCGACGGCGCATTGGCCGCACGTTTCGCGTCCTTCCTCGCCACGCAGCTCGGCGACATCCGCCGCCTGTTGCTCTGA